The nucleotide sequence CTGGGCCACGAAGGGAGATTTCCTTGGCTCCATATGTTGCCGTGCTAACCAGCTCTTCTGACCTGTTTCTCTTCACAGCAAGATCATGTATAGCTATGGCAACAAGTGAAGGGACTGTGATATGACCTACGTGAAGATCTTTGATGTCCGCACCGAGGTGGCCAAGCTTGCCACCAAAGTCTAAACTCAGCGCAACCTTTTGGACTTTTGTTAAGGTCAATAAGCCTGGTCGGTCATCTTCAGGCAAGTATTTTGCGACGGTAGAAAGCTTTGCAACTTCCTCACCAAGGTTGGGTAGAACTGAGAGCTGGGACATATTTTGAACGCGAACATTCACGCCATCGACTGACAGTCTCAATACGGACCCCTTCCTTCGCTGACGTAGCAAAGTATCAACCATGATCTCGTCATTATCGCCATCGAATTGATGCTTTGAAGGGATGATTAACTCAAGGAGTTTCTCGAGATCTGAATCGTTGGGGGTTGTCAAGAACTCGACTCGAACTGTGATGATCTCCGTATTGATAGGAGGATTTGCCGTCGAGTCCTTCAAGTATGGCCCTGTTATTCTGATCATGCCGCAACCCAATCCTATAACCTCGTCACGGCTCACAGCCTTAATGGAACTGGTTTCTACCAGCATACTGCAGTCTTTTCCGATGAGCTCCACATAAGAGCCTCCAATGCGCACGTTAATCTTATTCTGCGATGCCATGGATTTGTCATTCGGATCAACTGGAGTATCGAATCGAACCCCTCTAGGATTTGGTGTAGGAGCAGCTGGTTTGGGGGTTGGTGCAGGACTCGAAGCCATCGAAGCACTCATATTAAGGAAGCTACTAAGGCCACCGAACCAGCTAAAAGTCTCGTCAAGCCGTCGCAGATCAAGTTGGAAAACGAGCGGTAGAGTCTGGACGTCTATCTTGGTTTTGCCACCTGATTGAAGGATTTCGATTCCAATATCAGAACCTGCCGATAGAAATGTTTCCCTAACTGATGCACTCATGGGCTTGCCCTTGTCGAAGGAGATGATGTCGCCATTTGCATACCCGAAGCGAAACCTCTGCAAGTCAATCTTGGTCAGAATAGCTGGCTGCGTCGCCAATTTACCCTTAATGACTGGCGGTGTTGATACCTCAGTCTCGGAAATGGATATAACCAAGTTTTGCAAGGTTGTGTTGAGCAAAACTTCCTGGTCGAAAAATGGCGATGGATCCAGGTCCATGTAACGCTCAGCTGTATCCGAGATCCCTCCCAAGCGATTGATGAAGTCGATTTTGATCTCCTCCAATGTTATTGTGAGGTTGGGCATCTTCTTTGAACTTGTCTCCTGCTTCGTGCTCTCAGAAGAGGGCGCGTTCTTGTCTCTTATAGCATCCAACAGCTTCCCAACAACCATCGCTAGTAAGAAACCCAATGAGGCGTCGAATGTAAGATTCATGGGCGACAGGTTCACTTCGAGTGTTTCGTCAATTTTCGAAGCTCCTGGTGCTGGCTTGTTTTGTTGCATGGAAGCCCCGCCATGCATTGAAAAGGCACCTGGAGCCTGAGGGTATGTAGACCGTCCCATTGACTGCGAGAGCTGAGCTACAGATTCCGGCGATGCAGGCTGAACATGCAGATGCTGGTGCTGTGATGGGATATATATCGAGATGGTTTTCAGATTTAGAATCTCCTTAACCAGACGCGTTGGTCCCTTGGGAGTAGCAGCACCTTCCTGTTGTCTGGTAGGAGTACTAGGATTCTCTGGATCAGCATCAGTGAGGCAAGCCCTTGAAAATGCAGGCTCTGAAGATTCGCTATCTGAGGCATCCCGTGTTATTGAGGGATCATCTTTCCGATACATTGAGTGTCTCAAGGTAGTGGATGGTACTATGGCACTTGCTGAAgggtcatcatcgtcgtcgtcatcttcccAAGCACCGGGAATAAAAGGCTTTGACTCTTGTTCCAACGGTACAGTGGCTGGAGCCTCTTCTAACTCTGGGCTTGGAGGCTTGACATCTGGTATCGGAGGAATCGTTTCTGGCATGTCGGACTTTGCATCTATAGTGTCCGACTCAGTTTCTTCGTCTGCCACAGGTGTATGCGCCGTTGTAGGTGGGGTAACTGCCGCCTCGACTGGTTCAACAGGTTTAGCTGGCTCATAAAGTTGTTCCACCTCTTCGGTCAAGTCATCTTGGGGTTTCGGCGAGGGTGTATGTCCATGAGAAGGAACCGGTAGCGAAAAGGCCGCCGATTGAGCGTTAGTCTGCGAGAAAGCGCTCATGTACATGCTCTCTGCTTCTTCGTGTGTGTACATATGAGACTGTGCCAGGTCTTCAGCCGATCTCGCACCAAAGCTCTCACTTGAAGAAGTTCGACTGAGGTGCTCATTCGAAACGTCCCTCCTTGAAGCTTCCAAATTACCTTCTGTCGCTGGCGTCTCGAGTGTAGGTGCGGACCTGGCTTCCCTGTCTGCGACAGTCCACTGGGGCCTCTCATTCTCCAGCGCAGTTGAATGAGAGCCGTGTTCTCCAGGAAGAAAGGTTGAGTGAAATACAGGTTCGTCATTGGGACTATTACTGAAATCGTGATACATCGATGCCCGGGGGGTCACAGGGctatcttctccatcatcatcatcctgagGGCTTGAGAATTCGTATGGTATTCCAAGTGCGTCCTCACTGTCACCGAGAGAATGCTCGTGCTCTGGAGACTCTTGATCGATTGAGTATTCGTCTCTAAGGCTCTGCTGTGAGCTAGTCAAAGAATCATCGGACTTAAGACTCTGCTGTGAGTCCGCAAGTCGTTGATCGATGCTGTGTTGTGAAAGAACCAAGGGTTCTGCTTGTGGAAAAGCTGGCCGTGGTGAAGATTCTTGCGCCTCTGATCGTATGCTTCCCTGCGATGATCTCACGGATTCTTCGTGAAGGCTGCTTAATGAAAGTGTAGTAGTCTGGCGTGACGGTGGATTTCTGGTCATagctggagaagaagcaagtGATGGCGAAGTGACTGAAGGTGATCGCGCCAATGCAGAAAAGACGTTTGCTTCTGAAATGAGGTACGCCCGTACGTTTGACAATGAAACATGACGCTTGCCCTCCTTTGGTACGATGGTGGGAGACCCGTCAGCGTTATCAGAGGTAGTGGTAACACCTTCGACATCGATACCCTCGAGTGCGACTTGGAATGACACCAACTCAGTCGTAGTGGTGTTCGGTTCAACAGGCACTTCAACGTGAAGCTGAAAATTAACACCCTTTATCCTTACCTGCGTTCGGTCGACAATGCCCTGCAAAAAGTCGGCCAAAAACGCTGGGAGAGAAAGGGCTTGGCCAGTTCCGTATGCCAGATCGTCTTCACTGCCATCATCGCTCATGGCGATGGAAGCGCCAAGATCCTGGGTTTCGGCGGCCAAAGCATCCTCAAGTTTCCTTCGCTCTGATCGTGGCTGTGTTTCAAGGAATGATTGTGCAAGGTCCACAGTGTTCGGTACTGCGGTGGTCTCTTCGGGTGTTCTTGTGCCTGATGAACGAGCCGGTTTGGGTTCCGCTCCTATGACTTGCAGCGCAATATCGACACCGTCGACCTCGACTATTATAGGGCTTGTGTAAAAGTCCATCGGGATTGTGACTCGCAGAAGCAAAACCTTGGCTTTTTGCAATCTGAATGTGTCAGGAAGCTGCAGCAGCTTATTGAGTTTCTATGGCGAAGCATCAGTGACCATGATCTTCTAAGCTGTTGATTGATGCAGTCATTAAACCTACCTTGAGCCTGATCCCGACATCGCGAAATTCGAGGACTGTATTCCTTCCTATCGCCAAATCTAAATTATCAATATCGAGGGCCTCGGCATCGAGAAGTTCCAGTCGAGAAAGGGCATATCGTAGCAACCTCTTCGGCATAGAGGAGCTCCGGAAAGACTGGAAGAGGGTCGCCATGATGTCGTCGTTCGCGGGATGCGATCGAGTCGATGGGCGGAGTGGCGATGACTGCCCACGCAGCCCGAGAGGGGAGGATGATAGAAGACGACAGATGAATATCGACAATCGAAATGGTGTAAGTTATCGATAGAGTATCGCTGCTGTCTACTAGGCAGAGGCCTACGTCGGCGTCTATCAGTCGGTAGCTTGAGGACCCCGGCCAGATGCGGGGCCGTAGAACATGTTCAGAGGAAATGGGACAAGGccatgagaagaagctgtaagaggagaagaaattcGCTGTGAGATCGGATAAACTGATTAGGTTTGTATGTGAATCGTGGCTAAGTTAAAGGTAAGGCAGTAACGAGGCTGAAAAGGTTTGGTCGATACAAACTTAAGTTGagttaaagaaaagaacagtaataaaagtaaggtaaggtaaggtaaggtcgGTCGAGGCATACTTCCCAAAGAGTCGGGTCACCGTCACAGACAGCGTCACACAGTCACGGCTTGCATGGGCATGGACCATGGCTGAGACGGCAACGCGCGGGCGAGTGGGGGAGATAAACCTCCAGTGGACCTTCTACTACCAAATCCATACGAGCTACAGTTGGTAGAAGGCCTGGAAAGGACCCTGTCCctcgggggcaagaaaacagcgaacctcaatacagggtgtcaaaataaactcagtaaaagcTATCCTAAGTGTAGGCTACATTACCTAAGCCTTTTTGTCATCTAGagtcaaggtcctgtgttttctttcctcctctaGCCTGTCTATCGACCCTCGAGGCGCTAAAACACTAACACATGAGGCTCGTGACTCGATTTCAAGGATCGTTTCGAGCGGTGCACCAAAGCAGCTGGTCCACGATGTATCTCCCGAGGACATCTCGTTGGGGCGTCATTTGACCCGTGAATTGCGCTTTTAGTGGGTGATACGACTCGCGCAACctctactgtactgtaatTTGGGGAGCCCAATCGATAAGGTCGGCTCCATCAATAACATTGTGTGCTGCCCGCGTCATGGATACCACAATCAACCAGTGTCTTGGTCAACTGTGACGTGGTTTGCTCTGACACGATTTGTTGCGAAAGATTGCCTTTGCTGTTTTAGGTAAATCGGGTGAGTCAAGGCCGCTGCAACTTCACCTCAAACAAATGCATCGTCGATCTCTATGCAGCCCCTTTGATAGCCTGAGACAACGACATATTCACTGCTTATCACGCGCATATCCTTGCCAAGGTTTCTCTAACGGCCGCTTTAGGCATCTTGTCTATTGCTACTCTAACCACAAACGATTGACGGTGTCCTCTTCTCACTGAAGAATCCATCAAATCTTCAAAAGGCCCTTACTTACTTGGATCGTCCGTAATAAGCCTCCGCTATTCTCTTACCAACAGCCTCACCGCTCCAGTAGGCTCCAGTCGCCGTGCCTAGACCAACAAACGGCGCAGTGTGCTCGCCTGCCAGCCACAATCCATGATCCGGCAAACCCTCTCGCATTGTCCGGATATCACCATCACCCTCTTCCAAACCAACCTGAAAATTACTATAGCTTCCAAATCCCGAAAGTTCATCGTGAAGCCAATCCGTAGCCATAAAGCCAGACGGCTTGCAATCAGGGTTACTCTCCGAGTAATGCGGAAGCCGTGAGTAATatggcttgaagaagttgaggaggaactcgtccttcttctggGGATCCGATATCTTCAATAGCTTGCTCGTAATATACTGCGACTGCTCGCCGTATGtgtagaagagaagagttgGATGTGAAACCTCCGGGTCCAGACTGGCAAGTTCCACGACCTCTTGATTCCATCGTCTTGGGTTCAGATCAGGAACATAATTTGGTGAGAGCCACTGTACAAAGCCCTCTGCTTTTCGGTCGTCACCTTCTTTACCGAGCCAGTAAGGCTTGGGAAAGTTGATGTAGACCTTTTCAAGGCATCCATAGCCGATGGCATTAATTGCCTTGGTCATCCGAGCAGGTAGCGCAGGCTCAAAAGCGTCGAGGTTTTGTTTTAGCCAGCCAAGGGGTGCGGTGACAACAATCTCGTCAAACTCAAGTGTCTGGCCGCCTTCTGTTgtgaccttggccttgtcctcAGGATTTGATCGATATGATATTCTGTCTACCTTGGTCTGGAACTTGATCTCGGCTCCCCCGAGAGCAGGCTTCgcaacttcatcaagaaccttcttGTATGTGCCGGCACAAAATAGATTCTCTGGTTCGAGTTAGACGATTGTTTTCATGAAGTTGGGTTTCAACATACCTCCTTCTATACACTCTTCTAACCAAAAGAACTTCAGGCTTTGTCTATAGACAGGACTGCCGATAAAAGCGCCCCACATCTCAGATATTTGCATGACAATGCTTCGTCTCCTTTCATGGTCGGCTTCAGTATCAGGTACCCTCTCCGTAACCTTCTGGACAAAGAAGTCGTGAAGACTTTCTTTCGAATCGATATCAGACGAGTTGCTGTTGGAGTGCTTGAAGGCGTCCTGGATAATATCCCACATGATAGTGGAGTATTTTTCACCATCCTTGAGGGACAAGAGCTCGCCAGACTCGTCAAAGACACAAGACGTTGAATCCCAGTCGCTGATGGCAGTATTCGTTTGCTTGGCCAGATCTAGCATTGGATTATCGTTGGTTCCATGGATCCAATTGGGACCGACATCAGCCAAGTGACCATTTGGAAGGACCTCTTGATGCAAGCGGCCACCAACTCGATTCCTAGCCTCAATGATAGTGACTTTGAAGCCATTCTGAATGAGAATATCTGCACATCGAAGGCCAGCGAGACCAGCACCGACTATACCAATATGTGGTTTTGAGGTCTGATCACCACTCCAACGCTGTAGGCTTGTTAATCAGCATTGACTTCCCAGTGTGTAAGAGGCTGAGAATGAAAACGTCACCATTGAATGGCCATAAGTGGCGTGCAATATGAGACATTTAACAACGGCCAGTTTGGTGCAAATTTTGTACATACCTGTTTCAAACTATCCATGGTGACAAATTTCGTCAAGATCTTATCTTGATCATACCCAACACGAGTATGTGGACGGGTAGACCAGAGATCCTGGTAGATTTTGGATGTGTGCCTAGCGGCAGGACTAGTGCAACATATCGAGTAAGCATCCATGCTGAGATATTCAAGATGTATGGTCGAAAGATATGCTTTTGGGAATGGGTGTAGTGCAATGGTAAAAGAAGGATAACTGGACTTCCAGTAGGAAAAAAGGATCGAGATAGGGAGATATAAGGGTATGATAGGGCGGGGAATACAGGTGTAGCCCAAAACGGAGGGATATAAGCCTCAACGGTTGACAAGGAGGTCACCAGGTGCCAAAGTCATGTCTGGCAAGAATGGCTCTTGGCCACCAAAGTTCCCTGAGAATAGATGACAACTCGTAGCAGGCTAGATACcgtgacgatgacgatcaCGAGGGAAATATATCCACAGCGCAATGGAGGGAGGGAATGACTGTGTGGTGTCTCGGGTGTGTTAGCTCCCACGACGTTTAGATCAAGGCAATTTCTAGCCAATGACCTAGTTGGAGATAGTTGCGGCAACCTGAGCGGCTTGCGAACTTCAGATAACGTAGAAGAGCCAATCGCgaaacatcaacaaggacAAAACCCCGGTGTCAACTGGCGAAACCGATGAGAAGCGGGCGCAAGGGGCGACGCCGCCATGCACGCCTCGTTGCTTTAGTATGAGCTTTAAACTCGACTTATTCACATCGCCATTGGAGCAACCTCTTTGATAAGGAGGCTCGGCAGTATGTAAAAGACCAAAGTGAGGCggacatggacatggctGTCACGGATGCAGGTCCGGGGTTCGAAAAAGAGTAATAAACTGAGAATGGGAGATACACAAAGAAAAGCCCGCAAATAATCAAGCCAATGGCGGCTCTCAACTGCTGCTCATGGGAACATGGGGATAGGACAAGAGCCGTGGCTTTGATATAGAACCAAGATGCCCCTCAAAAGGCCTGTGCAGATCCAGATTCAAATCGTGGATCCTCCCGTTTGCCAAGCCAGACTAGCTCAAAGAAACGGCGGTTGCAAAAAAAACGGTTCAGAGGGTTTGAGGTGAGCGCAAGTAGGGTCATGTAAGAGCGAGGCAAAGTGATAAGAGAAAACGAGGGGTGAGAACTAAGACTGACTTGACTGATAGGTACTTGATTAAGAATCGAGAGTACGAGTGATATAGAGCAGGATGAAAGAGGGAAGATCGCAGTGCTCTTCAAAGAGCGAGCCTGGAACATAAAAAAGAATACATTCAGGCTCAGAGGAAAAGATTCTGAGGCAACCTCAAGTTCTATCTTTATCGGCTTCTACCTAGCGGCGTGGGGCCATGACTAACGCAATTCGCCGCAAAAGTAAAGAAACTTGATTGCCTGCCTCGTATTTGGGCATCTATCTATGAAGTGTTGACACTATCGCAAGATGGATGCATTCTAGAAAGTAAGACCTCCGAGGATTTATCCACAAGCCCACGAGACTGACAGGCCACCATGCCCAAAAACCAATAGCCTCTGGTACAGGTTGAGCTAAGAGCCACAGAGCTTACGAAAGAGTGAAAGGAACACATGTAATGTGATTCTCAATGATAGTCTGGCTTGCTTGAGTAATGAGAAGGAGTGACAAGGTCCTATAGCGACAACTAGTTTTGAAGGATGGAGATGGGCGGCTTGTAATGAGCAGAGTCAGCACATCAGACAGACCGTAAATAACGGTACAGTTCTTGGAACGATTATTAACATGCTGTTCTCAGTGTCACTCATCTGAGCAACAGAGTAAGTACTACTAGAAGCTGATCAATGAGTGAGTCTTGGGGCATCGCTCATACTAGATGTTGAAGATCGTCTTCCTCGATACCTGGCTACCTTAGCTATCCTTAGTGCAATTTCAGTCTCTAGAGTGCTTTACCTTTGTTGCCTTATAGCCAATCAGGAGTGAAATCAGATGAGCGGAACATGTATAGTCTTTTCATGATTTCTTGCAGGGAATCATCTAATGATCAAGCAGATCCTAAGTAGTGTTGGTTAACGACAGCTCCCAGGCTCCTTGTTTGATGAAGCCCAATGAAGCTCAACCCCATAAAATCAGGCCATCCGAGAGAAGGACGGCGATGGCCCTTTTAACAAGCCGCGGGTAGAGACCTCGCTTAAAGGGATTATGGGGCTTTATTACCGAGGAAAGACTCAACTCCATTGACTGACGGTTGACCCTCTATCCATGTCTcagcttttttctttcttggtcAAGATTCAGGTCATTCCATCATGTGCAAATGCGTCGGCCCCGCCCCCACAAAATGGAAGTGAAGCCGCTGAAGCCAATGGGAGACTTTGTATTTCATCACAACAGGCCCACTTAGTCGGTGCCGAGGTTCAAGGtcattcatcatcgtctgggGTAGTTTTAGTGTGTGTCTGTCTACTGTGTCTGGGGGCTTGGGAACAGCTAAAGCAAGCCAAATTCCACCCattcagcttcagctttgTTTCTCAcctgttcttttcttttatactCTTGCGATACATCGTCTCCCTCTGATATCCCAAGTCACAGCCATGAGCTCTCCTTCAGATACATTCTCCCGCGAGGAGGTCCGCTCCCATACAACCGACGAGTCCCTCTGGTGCATCATCGATAGCACAGTCTACGATCTCACAGATTTTGTCGACGCTCATCCCGGTGGTGAGACTGTCCTAAAACAAGTCGCCGGTCAAGATGCGACCACCGCTTTCTACAATCTCCACCGACATGAGGTTCTCACAAAGTACAAGGACCTCGCTGTTGGCACCATCGAGGGCGAGAAGCCTCAAGTTATTACCCCACAGCCTGGTGACCTCAGCAAGGTCCCCTACGCCGAGCCCCTATGGCTTGCAGAGCCCTTCCGTTCGCCCTACTACAAGGATAGCCACAGGCGATTGCAGCGCAAGCTCCGAGAGTTCGTCGATAGTGAGCTTTACGCGGAGGCGCAGGAGTGCGAGGCGACTGGACGATACATTAGCCAGAAGATGATTGATCGCATGAGTGAGCTGGGCATCTTGCACATGCGTATCGGACCTGGAAAGCATCTTCACGGTGTTGACCTCATGGGAGGCGCCGTCAAGGGTGAGGAGTTCGACTACTTCCATGATTTGATCGTGGCACAGGAGCTCGCGCGAGCTATGGCTCGAGGTTTCGCCGATGGAAACATGGCAGGTATGACTATTGGACTGACAGCGGTCCTCAACTTTGCACGCGACGAGGCATGGAAGAACAAGATTGCCAACGAGGTCTTCagcggcaagaagaagatctgtCTCGCCATCACCGAGGCCTTCGCCGGTTCAGATGTCGCTGGATTGCGCACAACTGCTGAGAAGACACCCGATGGCAAGCACTATGTAAGTCAATTGCTACTTGAAGATCAAAGATCAGGCGCTCACACAAACTAGATTATCAACGGTACCAAGAAGTGGATCACCAACGGTGTGTGGTGCGATTACTTCGTTACAGGTGCCCGAACCGACAAGGGCTTGAGTGTCTTCCTTATCGAGCGTGGCGAGGGTGTCGAGACCAAGCAGATCAAGACCTCTTACTCTACAACAGCTGGTACAGCTTTCGTCACATTCGATAACGTCAAGGTCCCCGCTGAGAACATGTTgggcaaggagaacaagggcATCCAGGTCATTCTGAGCAACTTCAACCACGAACGATGGTACATGGTTTGTAAGTGCTACCTCCCAGCTATGGTATAACCATTAAGATCAGAACTAACCTCTACAATAGGCGGAAGTCTTCGTCTGTCACGATCCATCATTGAGGAGTGTCTTAAGTGGAGTAACCAACGCCAAGTGTTCGGCAAGTCACTCATTGACCAACCTGTCATTCGCCAGAAGTAAGTTCTCCTAAACTCTGCATATTTCCTCAATCGCTAATGCCGTCCAGACTGGCAAAGATGATCGCACTAATCGAAGCCAACCAGTCATGGCTCGAAACTGTCACCTACCAAATGTGCCATATGCCCTACTCACAACAAGCACAGCACCTTGCCGGCCCCATTGGTCTGCTCAAGATGAGCGCCACTCGTGCTGCCCACGAAGTTGCCGACGAGTCCGTGCAGATCTGGGGTGGCCGTGGTATTACCCAAACTGGTATGGGCAAGTTCATCGAGATGTTCCACCGAACATACAAGTTCGATGCCATTCTTGGTGGCGCCGAGGAAGTGTTGGCAGATCTTGGTGTGAGACAGGCCATGAGGAACTTCCCCAAGGCTATGTTGTAAGACTACGGTGCAGTGTTTCAAGGTGGTTATAGTTTACACCATGTATTATTGGAAAATATCCGGGAATTtatttcttcttgtcaaAACGAAGGACCTGTGATAACGAATCACTTACTAGGTAGGCTGCCTTAACGCAACGTTAGAGGTAGGCCGCGAGCAAACTTCGTAGTCGTTTCGCAATGGGTGCTTGCAATGTTGCATCAATACATCTAAAGTAGAAGCACTTGACTTTCTTCTTGTGTGTTTCAGTATTCGTTATCGTCGCCTGCCAACCTAAAATCGACAAATGTGTTGAGGTACTGGTTTTCACAAAGTTGCTCGTTAGGAACCTGCTGTCTAACTTTTTGAAGCCACGTCCTCCCATGGTGGCTGAACGTGATCTTCTTAACAAGTTGAACTACTTTCGAGTCTATTGCATCTGCTATACATCCGAATTCCATTTGCAAAAGTGTTTTCAAACTTGCCATATGAGTAGATAGGCCGTGTATCAAAGGCAGTTGGACCATGAAACCGGCCCTCGCATTTTCTGCGTTGTTATAAGAGTTGCCGAGGTGCGCCGCAACTGAATTCGCTGGATCTACTTCAAGTATAAAATGATTTCTATTGCAGGTGCCGTTCGTTGTGGACGATTGATGCCTAGGAGAAGGACGCAAAGGCCAGACTAGAATTATATCAAGCTTTGGTAACGAATACGTTTACAGAAGCTTTGCCATTAAGTTGATCAGAAACTGGGGAAACAGTATGAAAtagtatctttttttaacGCAAAGGGCTTGACCATGCCATCCTCGCAAAACAACCAAAACTTCGATCTCAGTCTGGCGATCCTACCCCCTGAATATTCCTCTCCGTTCTTTGAAAAGCCTGAAATTAGTATCGTCAAGCCAAAGATGTCAGAAAGTGATCTTATATACATTGCTCATCCAAGAAAGCTGATTGAAGGAAAGGGACGTGCAGAATAGCGGTTACTTCTCCATTAATAATCGAAAATTATGAAGAGAGTCGGTTGAGGTGTCGTTAGAGAGCAAAGAATCGAATACTAGAGTATCCAATGGCTTATCAAGTACACCAAAAAGGCCAAACTTGGATTCCAAATTCCATTTATATATCGTCGGTCTAATGTCAGCTATGTCAAGACAAGCGTGATGAGTCTTGATAGATCTAGCCACGGTGTAATGTCAAGGACTCAAGGAgacaactcaactcaacacaGATcatgcttgtgcttgtgttACCAACCCAAACAACACTTTCAGTGGCGCACTCGACTGGCTCCGATTGGAAAAGAAGGGCCCTTTCAGAGGTTGTATAGAGAGTGTCCGTCTTCTATATAATTGATTCATGTGTATTACGCAGCAGAGCCCGAGTAATGTTCTTGCTACCATGGCGCTATCCATATAAACAGCTTGATATAGAATCCAGAGTCAGGCTGGTAAAGCTTCCGACTCTTTGACCTTGATTTAAATGACATGGCAGTCAGCTTGATTCTATTTATTCCCGCCGTCTGCAGTCGACCTTTATTATCAGACCCCCTGATTTTGAAATTAACAAGCTATACCAACAGCCTAGTTCATTGGATATCTGTGTTTTAGGCCGCTAAAGTGCTTGTTGAGTTTCACCTATATCGGCTGGTTATTCAAAAATTCTGCCGAATTGTTGTAAAAGGTCTTTCATGCCGGATCCTTATCTTGATCCGTGGGCTTGATATGAGCCCCAACGGGCCACGTCAGGAATCCGTGTGCACTCCGAGTCGGGAACCGTTCTAGATCTGAATCTTCGTCACACAGCTACCCCTGAAGGGTTCCTGTATGCGCGGCCAGCAGCTCGCTGGCTATTTCGTCATACCAAGCTGACTGAACATGCTATTGTCCGAATAGCATGCTACTGATCGGAGTCTGTCTTAATAACAACAGGCCGACTGTGCTGGTGCGTCCAAGAGGAACGATCACCCTTTGAGCCTTGTTCACCTTCATTCTACACACCGGCTTCTGCTAGTGACGCAAAGCATAGATCGGCAATATCGAAACACACAAACAGTCACACCAGGTTAGAGTTTCCACAACGTTGGGACAACGCATTTCATCTCGACTTGACTACCAAAGGAGCACCCCCAGCTCTCCTCAGCTTGGGTTCTCCACTTGCAGCGAGTAAGCAGAGCACCAGAGGTGTTGTAGAACATTGCATGCAAGACACCAGATATTTTCAGTTTGATCTCGTCACCCCCACCCGTCACCATCCGTCTGTCTCAGAGTCGAGTCGATTTCATGGTCGTAGTCGTTCGTTCGTTGTGTGACGAAATCCAATGCCGATATGTTCCAATCAAAGCTGGTCGCCGCTAGCCAC is from Fusarium musae strain F31 chromosome 4, whole genome shotgun sequence and encodes:
- the ATG2 gene encoding autophagy- protein 2 (BUSCO:EOG092602MO), which produces MATLFQSFRSSSMPKRLLRYALSRLELLDAEALDIDNLDLAIGRNTVLEFRDVGIRLKKLNKLLQLPDTFRLQKAKVLLLRVTIPMDFYTSPIIVEVDGVDIALQVIGAEPKPARSSGTRTPEETTAVPNTVDLAQSFLETQPRSERRKLEDALAAETQDLGASIAMSDDGSEDDLAYGTGQALSLPAFLADFLQGIVDRTQVRIKGVNFQLHVEVPVEPNTTTTELVSFQVALEGIDVEGVTTTSDNADGSPTIVPKEGKRHVSLSNVRAYLISEANVFSALARSPSVTSPSLASSPAMTRNPPSRQTTTLSLSSLHEESVRSSQGSIRSEAQESSPRPAFPQAEPLVLSQHSIDQRLADSQQSLKSDDSLTSSQQSLRDEYSIDQESPEHEHSLGDSEDALGIPYEFSSPQDDDDGEDSPVTPRASMYHDFSNSPNDEPVFHSTFLPGEHGSHSTALENERPQWTVADREARSAPTLETPATEGNLEASRRDVSNEHLSRTSSSESFGARSAEDLAQSHMYTHEEAESMYMSAFSQTNAQSAAFSLPVPSHGHTPSPKPQDDLTEEVEQLYEPAKPVEPVEAAVTPPTTAHTPVADEETESDTIDAKSDMPETIPPIPDVKPPSPELEEAPATVPLEQESKPFIPGAWEDDDDDDDPSASAIVPSTTLRHSMYRKDDPSITRDASDSESSEPAFSRACLTDADPENPSTPTRQQEGAATPKGPTRLVKEILNLKTISIYIPSQHQHLHVQPASPESVAQLSQSMGRSTYPQAPGAFSMHGGASMQQNKPAPGASKIDETLEVNLSPMNLTFDASLGFLLAMVVGKLLDAIRDKNAPSSESTKQETSSKKMPNLTITLEEIKIDFINRLGGISDTAERYMDLDPSPFFDQEVLLNTTLQNLVISISETEVSTPPVIKGKLATQPAILTKIDLQRFRFGYANGDIISFDKGKPMSASVRETFLSAGSDIGIEILQSGGKTKIDVQTLPLVFQLDLRRLDETFSWFGGLSSFLNMSASMASSPAPTPKPAAPTPNPRGVRFDTPVDPNDKSMASQNKINVRIGGSYVELIGKDCSMLVETSSIKAVSRDEVIGLGCGMIRITGPYLKDSTANPPINTEIITVRVEFLTTPNDSDLEKLLELIIPSKHQFDGDNDEIMVDTLLRQRRKGSVLRLSVDGVNVRVQNMSQLSVLPNLGEEVAKLSTVAKYLPEDDRPGLLTLTKVQKVALSLDFGGKLGHLGADIKDLHVGHITVPSLVAIAIHDLAVKRNRSEELVSTATYGAKEISLRGPVLMARMIGDEIEPVIKLKMQDLCIEYRVPTIMDILELGEDATPQDFEASLAASVANLGDHAHHALTGQPGSPGEKSKGGNPMTLDIGFRDCLLGLNPLGQPSKMVIALTDAHLVAVLPKDVETNAVFTINKSSILLINDIAEVATSELPATQRPRASSSTSRQVADMCARGYVDICYISSAKLVVDVKELDDGEKQLCVELKDDLLVLETCADSTQTLISLANALKPPTPPSKENKYLTDVVPMQDLLASISAEAFGRPEGEYDFDQDFAGAQEMAGSDSEADFNTDSPLQVQSQFYDEEPVAEELFDATSSSIISHGSHRSGPQMKDTNEGVLLTGFGSASQQTVDSGDLVIQEDYYGSGTLKDSKAKIWNSKKNSYDRAPSDLVERSPVKVTVRDVHVIWNLFDGYDWVHTRDVITKAVQDVEAKAYERQARAGQVQVYEEELEDEEAIGDFLFNSIYIGIPANRDPQELSRAINEGLNDNATETESVATTAFTSATNRTARARQPKSKRLKLKRSKHHKITFELRGVDADLFVFPPNSGETLNSIDIRINNLDIFDHVPTSTWKKFATYDQDMGEREMGTSMVHLELLNVKPQPSLEASEIVLRATLLPLRLHVDQDALDFITRFFEFKDDQVPVHTSKSDVPFLQRAEVNNVAVKLDFKPKRVDYAGLRSGHTTEFMNFIVLEEARMVLRHVIIYGISGFEKLGKTLNDIWMPDVKANQLPGILAGLAPVRSLVNVGSGFRDLVEVPIREYKKDGRVIRSISKGATAFARTTGTELVKLGAKLAVGTQYALQGAEGMLADPQQAYEGWDEDDMDPEEQRQISLYADQPTGVISGIRGGYRSLARDVNLVRDAIIAVPGEVMESSSATGAAKAVLKRAPTIIFRPAVGVTRAIGQTLMGATNSIDPNNRRRIEEKYKRY